The following are encoded together in the Salvelinus alpinus chromosome 29, SLU_Salpinus.1, whole genome shotgun sequence genome:
- the LOC139559350 gene encoding cilia- and flagella-associated protein 20 isoform X1, translating into MFKNTFQSGFLSILYSIGSKPLQIWDKKVRNGHIKRITDNDIQSLVLEVEGTNVSTTYITCPADPKKTLGIKLPFLVMIIKNLKKYFTFEVQVLDDKNVRRRFRASNYQSTTRVKPFICTMPMRLDDGWNQIQFNLSDFTRRAYGTNYIETLRVQIHANCRIRRVYFSDRLYSEDELPAEFKLYLPVQNKAKDNDLTHLQAV; encoded by the exons ATGTTTAAAAACACCTTTCAAAGTGGATTCCTATCTATCTTGTATAGCATTGGGAGCAAACCTCTTCAGATATGGGATAAAAAG GTCAGGAACGGCCACATAAAGCGGATTACAGACAACGACATTCAGTCGCTGGTGCTTGAAGTGGAGGGAACAAATGTCAG CACAACCTACATCACTTGTCCGGCTGACCCAAAGAAGACACTTGGCATCAAACTCCCGTTCTTGGTTATGATCATAAAGAATTTGAAGAAGTATTTCACCTTTGAAGTCCAG GTGTTGGATGACAAGAATGTGAGGAGGCGGTTCCGGGCCAGTAACTACCAGAGCACCACTCGGGTGAAGCCCTTCATCTGTACCATGCCCATGAGGCTGGACGACGGCTGGAACCAGATCCAGTTTAACCTGTCTGACTTCACACGGCGGGCCTACGGCACCAACTACATCGAGACACTCCGCGTACAG ATCCATGCAAACTGCCGCATACGGAGAGTGTACTTCTCTGACAGACTGTACTCGGAAGATGAGCTCCCTGCTGAGTTCAAACTTTATCTACCCGTACAGAACAAAGCAAAG gacaatgacctaacacacctccaggctgtgtaa
- the LOC139559350 gene encoding cilia- and flagella-associated protein 20 isoform X2, with protein sequence MFKNTFQSGFLSILYSIGSKPLQIWDKKVRNGHIKRITDNDIQSLVLEVEGTNVSTTYITCPADPKKTLGIKLPFLVMIIKNLKKYFTFEVQVLDDKNVRRRFRASNYQSTTRVKPFICTMPMRLDDGWNQIQFNLSDFTRRAYGTNYIETLRVQIHANCRIRRVYFSDRLYSEDELPAEFKLYLPVQNKAKQ encoded by the exons ATGTTTAAAAACACCTTTCAAAGTGGATTCCTATCTATCTTGTATAGCATTGGGAGCAAACCTCTTCAGATATGGGATAAAAAG GTCAGGAACGGCCACATAAAGCGGATTACAGACAACGACATTCAGTCGCTGGTGCTTGAAGTGGAGGGAACAAATGTCAG CACAACCTACATCACTTGTCCGGCTGACCCAAAGAAGACACTTGGCATCAAACTCCCGTTCTTGGTTATGATCATAAAGAATTTGAAGAAGTATTTCACCTTTGAAGTCCAG GTGTTGGATGACAAGAATGTGAGGAGGCGGTTCCGGGCCAGTAACTACCAGAGCACCACTCGGGTGAAGCCCTTCATCTGTACCATGCCCATGAGGCTGGACGACGGCTGGAACCAGATCCAGTTTAACCTGTCTGACTTCACACGGCGGGCCTACGGCACCAACTACATCGAGACACTCCGCGTACAG ATCCATGCAAACTGCCGCATACGGAGAGTGTACTTCTCTGACAGACTGTACTCGGAAGATGAGCTCCCTGCTGAGTTCAAACTTTATCTACCCGTACAGAACAAAGCAAAG CAGTAA
- the LOC139559350 gene encoding cilia- and flagella-associated protein 20 isoform X3, whose amino-acid sequence MFKNTFQSGFLSILYSIGSKPLQIWDKKVRNGHIKRITDNDIQSLVLEVEGTNVSTTYITCPADPKKTLGIKLPFLVMIIKNLKKYFTFEVQVLDDKNVRRRFRASNYQSTTRVKPFICTMPMRLDDGWNQIQFNLSDFTRRAYGTNYIETLRVQIHANCRIRRVYFSDRLYSEDELPAEFKLYLPVQNKAK is encoded by the exons ATGTTTAAAAACACCTTTCAAAGTGGATTCCTATCTATCTTGTATAGCATTGGGAGCAAACCTCTTCAGATATGGGATAAAAAG GTCAGGAACGGCCACATAAAGCGGATTACAGACAACGACATTCAGTCGCTGGTGCTTGAAGTGGAGGGAACAAATGTCAG CACAACCTACATCACTTGTCCGGCTGACCCAAAGAAGACACTTGGCATCAAACTCCCGTTCTTGGTTATGATCATAAAGAATTTGAAGAAGTATTTCACCTTTGAAGTCCAG GTGTTGGATGACAAGAATGTGAGGAGGCGGTTCCGGGCCAGTAACTACCAGAGCACCACTCGGGTGAAGCCCTTCATCTGTACCATGCCCATGAGGCTGGACGACGGCTGGAACCAGATCCAGTTTAACCTGTCTGACTTCACACGGCGGGCCTACGGCACCAACTACATCGAGACACTCCGCGTACAG ATCCATGCAAACTGCCGCATACGGAGAGTGTACTTCTCTGACAGACTGTACTCGGAAGATGAGCTCCCTGCTGAGTTCAAACTTTATCTACCCGTACAGAACAAAGCAAAG TAA